The proteins below are encoded in one region of Brassica napus cultivar Da-Ae chromosome A6, Da-Ae, whole genome shotgun sequence:
- the LOC106348733 gene encoding probable membrane-associated kinase regulator 1, producing the protein MRRQPRPRPSPPRSHSSPSSSSSEFEFNVSISPRKASSSLCPADELFYKGQLLPLQLSPRLSLVRTLCSSTSSSDYTSSSSAARDSTESSSSTDSTASFPLLRPPPLDGCDSSRPSSVTDEEDSFFKPTKKNTSGGFSLSRFSAVFKKEHKTVSAAAPSSVKRMSSTAKEVIRKYMKKVKPLYDKLSQKQSTTTVASSKTEQSSLKHSGNIRGTSAVASSTAIPAAGSSSGGLSISFSGNLMKYTKRGRCAASCPSSMRSSPSHSGVLTRGGFPGQGGGGGSCSSSINNSMSSSMEELQSAIQGAIAHCKNSMMQKNMVSSLEI; encoded by the coding sequence ATGAGACGTCAACCACGTCCACGTCCCTCTCCACCGCGTTCTCACTCGTCTCCGTCGTCATCTTCATCGGAGTTTGAGTTCAACGTCTCAATCTCTCCACGAAAAGCTTCTTCTTCGCTTTGCCCCGCCGATGAGCTCTTCTACAAAGGCCAGCTTCTCCCTCTTCAGCTCTCCCCTCGTCTCTCTCTCGTCCGTACACTCTGTTCTTCTACTTCCTCCTCTGACTACACTTCCTCTTCCTCCGCGGCACGTGACTCCACCGAATCTTCCTCCTCCACTGATTCCACGGCCTCTTTCCCTCTCCTCCGCCCTCCGCCGCTCGATGGCTGCGACTCTTCCCGTCCTAGCTCTGTAACGGATGAGGAAGATTCGTTCTTTAAGCCGACGAAGAAGAACACTAGCGGTGGTTTCTCACTCTCTAGATTCTCCGCTGTTTTCAAGAAAGAACACAAAACCGTCTCCGCCGCAGCTCCGTCGTCGGTGAAGAGAATGAGCTCCACGGCGAAAGAGGTTATCCGCAAATACATGAAAAAGGTCAAACCTTTATACGACAAGCTATCTCAGAAACAGAGCACCACCACCGTCGCATCTTCGAAAACAGAGCAATCATCTCTCAAACATTCCGGCAACATCCGAGGCACCTCCGCCGTCGCCTCCTCCACCGCCATTCCGGCGGCTGGCTCCAGCAGCGGAGGGCTATCTATCTCTTTCTCAGGAAACCTGATGAAATACACGAAGCGAGGACGATGCGCGGCGAGCTGTCCGTCGTCGATGAGGTCATCTCCGAGTCACTCCGGCGTGCTGACACGTGGCGGGTTTCCGGgtcaaggaggaggaggaggtagcTGCAGCAGCAGCATCAACAACAGTATGTCTTCTTCGATGGAAGAGCTGCAGAGTGCTATTCAAGGAGCTATTGCTCATTGCAAGAACTCGATGATGCAGAAGAATATGGTTAGTAGTCTCGAGATCTAG
- the LOC125610015 gene encoding uncharacterized protein LOC125610015, producing MAYYLTDGIYPNWATFIQSIKLPQGPKAELFAERQESTRKDVERAFGVLQSRFAIVKNPALLWDKEKIGKIMRTCVILHNMIVEDERHGYIQIDTSEFESGESSRSSKVKSRESVNVPMLTIRNQIRDPHLHERLKADLVENVWEKYGNHDE from the coding sequence atGGCCTACTATCTTACCGACGGAATTTATCCTAATTgggcaacatttatccaatccatcaAACTCCCTCAAGGTCCAAAAGCAGAGTTATTTGCTGAACGTCAAGAATCcaccagaaaagatgtcgaacgggcttttggagtattgcaatcgAGGTTTGCAATTGTTAAGAACCCAGCTCTACTATGGGACAAGGAGAAGATAGGAAAGATAATGAGAacttgtgtcatattgcacaatatgatagtggAGGACGAGCGACACGGATACATTCAAATTGATACATCTGAGTTCGAGTCTGGAGAGTCTAGTCGAAGTTCGAAGGTGAAAAGTAGAGAAAGTGTCAATGTCCCTATGCTTACCATTCGCAATCAAATTCGAGATCCACATTTACATGAgcgtttgaaagctgatttagttgaaaatgtTTGGGAAAAATATGGTAATCATGATGAATAA